The following DNA comes from Hordeum vulgare subsp. vulgare chromosome 3H, MorexV3_pseudomolecules_assembly, whole genome shotgun sequence.
AAGATAAATTCTGGCTGACAGTGAATGAGCTTTTATATTGCTATAAGAGGCTAAGGGCCGATATGCACAAGGTAAACTTGCAAAGAACCCCCCTATAAAATGTACCAAATACTACACGGCTAACAATAGCAAAACATAAAATTGAGACCATTTAATCATTTTGATTAGAGAGTTCTGAGaatcaataaatataaaatattaaTTTTCCAGATATTATAGTTTTTGGCTATGCATAATTCAATTTACCTTTGCCACATGTTCCTGCCAAATAGAACTCAAACACCTATTAGCAGTTTGGAAGACACTTTAACAATGAAGAGCAATGAAACTGATGATAAGAACTTAATGATGACAATAAAAAAATTTAGTTTGACTGGTTTAATTTCTTTGTTCAGTCTATAAGGATAATTTGAATCTGAATATAAGCACAAAAAGGACGACATGAattcttcagatacactttgtgtGGCATATTCACATTTGGCATCACAGCAATACAAACATCTTaagttgaaaaataaaataaagcataAAAATAGAAACATCTTACCACGTTCAATATTCCAAATTCAATTGCACTGCAATCTCTTGCAATGTCCGGTACAATGGTTCCCATTCCTGTTGCATATGGTGTTCGAGATCCTTGAATATTCCGTCAGATTCTTTCAGTAACTATGGAACATTTACAAATAAGAGTAAGCATTAGAAAATAAATACATTTGAACCGGTAATTTTGAAGTTGATGCTTACAATGTTCTGAACACTTACCTCGGGCGTAAGGTAACGAACTTCATGTTCAATAATTGTCCTCAAGGAGTATATGAAGCCCCTTAATGTTTTGATGGTACCTTTTTCAGTTGTTCGATTCACAAAGGGAAGTATGGCCCAATGATGTTTTCTATCCAAATTCTCCTCCAATGTTTGCAAACTCAGATCAGATGCTATCAAATATCTTGATTCCGTTTGTGGTACCTTCAGATTGAGTGATACATATTGTTGCAAGCACAGAATATTTTGAAATTTTTCTCTGACGGTTAACAAGGAATAATGCTTCAGAATGTTTGTCCTGCGTATTTAACAAAAACAGTTTTTATCTTAGTTAGTACAACTCTACTAATGAAACAACTTTAAACAATGAGAATTTATATTCTCACCCTTGCAGTCCGTTCTTGGTAATTCTCAGATAAAGATCATTAGACTCTGGGGTTAAACATACACCCACAATCAGGCCTCCCAATCTAAGCCAATCAAGAGCTTTGGACCTGCTTATTGCTGCTTCAGTATCTATAATAAATAGATTCGCGATTAGAATATGATTAAAATACAACTTATAAATGTAATTTGTATTGTAATGAATTCAACAGACCAATATAATTTgtaatttatattttttattgttgtcaATTTGTACCTCCTTTGATTTTACCAAACCTCCACAATCTCGCCCTTTGTGAATCGCCTTCGCTGATGATTGCAATATGACTTCCATGAAGCTTTGGGCAATAATAGCCTTGAGAATGCAGCTCCTCCATGGCTACAATGACATCCCTATCAAAATAGCATAAAAACAGATTTTGAACAATCAAAGGTGAGAACATAACAGCCACCTAGGCATCCATGAAATAGGCCAATCAAAGGTGAGAACATAACATAACAATCAAAGCaatcaaaatagcaccattgcaAAAGGCCTCCTCAACCACACCTGGGCTAGAGACATCCACGGCACCTAGGCATCCATGAAATAGGCCAATACTTGCTGCTGTGGCGCGAAACCGAAGGCTTTGTTCTCACCGAGGGACCGGACCAGCTAATCTGGAGGTGGACTTCAAATGGCTGCTACTCTGCGCGCAGTGCGTACCTCGTCACCTTCCAGGGCTCCACTAGCTGCGATGCATGGAAGCTGACCTGGAAAAGCTGGGCGCCACCCCGCGTCAAGTTCTTCCAATGGCTTGCCAATCTAGACAGGTGCTGGACAGCGGACCGCCTGCGCCGCCGCGGCCTTCAACACCATCCACGCTGTGTCCTTTGCGACCAAGAGCATGAAACGATGCGCCACTTGCTAGTCACCTGCCCCTTCTCGCGGCAGGTGTGGCATGACACGCTCTCCTGGCTGCGTTTGACATGCCGGCCGCCAGACCAAGAGGCCTCCCTAAACGACTGGTGGATGCAAACCAAGCTGGACAGGCCTAAGGCCTCGCCACGGCAACCCTCCTCACAGCATGGATGCTTTGGAAGCACCGCAACTCATGTGTGTTCGACGGCGAACGGCCCTCCACTGCCGTGCTTTCGGCAAAGATCAGAGAGGAAGCCTCCCTTTGGATTCGGGCTGGGGCCACCGGCCTTGGGACGATTGTGCCGCCTACCTGGGACGTGCACTAGTCTTGTGCAGGCctttctttccttttccttttcttttctttcttttgagcCCCTGTAGCCTCCTTCTCGAAGGCATGTACTGTACATATTCTCTTCCTTTTCAATGAAAAGAAACGCAAGCGTTTGCGTTTTCCCGAAAAAAAAACATAACAGCGAATCAACAATTTTATAAGTGCGAATTTATGTTCTCTCAAATTGATAATATCTTAAACCTTATAACAAAAAAATTAAATACAACATTAAAGCCTAAGAAGCTTAGGAGCCTGGAGTCACAACTCATAAAGATTAAAAGACAAAATACTGATTTTGTCATTGAGACTCGGAGTATGTTATTCAATATTGAAGACATTTCACAATTTTCAGGAATCGGTACCAACAGTTATAATGCCCCATCAGCTGCAGGTTGGCAATCAGGTCTCTTGTCTTGCGGTAGCCCAAACACATTATTAGAAAATCGCTAATTTATCGCTGATGATAAACTGCATCAACCCTTTCCATTAGGAAGCATAAAAAAAACTACCATTATAAAAGATTGCAAGCAACCACACAACTGGTAAGACATATCTAgtgaacaaataaaaatatataaaaaattatacCTGAACAAGTTTATAAAGTTTTCCGTAAATCGGTTTTGCTGGTCAACAGCCAGACCATCTCTCCGAAGGTATCCTTCAAATGTAGTTTGAAATTTTGTCACGGCCAGAAAGGAGTTATTCGAGTGTTTTCCTGTGCCAACTCCATATGCAAAAGCTTCAATTATTCCCGGATGATCAAAATTTGCAAGATTGTCATAATGAATCTTCCCAATTTCTGTAGTTGAGAAGCCCAATACAGTTACAACAGTTGACTCCAAATTTTCAGTTTTGTTACCCAATTTGATAAATCCATTGTAATAGTGCAAAGAAGAGGGATGTTTCATTTTTTGAGCAACACTATCTTTTACAAATATCTGACTTATGCCATCAACCTGAAATACATAATAGTTTATCGTGATGAATATAGTATTAACAACATTATAAAATACGAAAATGTACTTTTACACTGTCCAAATATTCACAAAGCTCATGTAACACGCTAAACATTTTTCATCTTATTTAACCTTGAATACTTGTTGATTTAGCTCCTAAATGATTTTTGCCAAGTGGTTTCCATCATGTGGATGTGTGGTATCACCACATATATTGTCACGTCCTCAATTTTCCCCATTGGGATCTAACAAATCATGTTAAATCCTCCATCCAGGTTTATTAGTCCCCTTGTATTTTGTGTCAAATTCTGACCATAAATTTGACTAGCAAAAAAGAAGTTATATGCAACAAAAAATATTATCGTTAGGAACTTCTTTCAAATATGAATCCAACAATATAATTTTCTAGCACATAACTTATGTTTCGTTAGACAAATCTAAGGTCAAAGTTTGACCTAAAATACAAGAGGGCCAATAAACCAGGGGGTGGAAGTGCTCGGCATCAAACATCAATCTTCTCTAACCCTCTCTTACTATCACCCAGGTCATGACATCCATCACCTCCTCCTTCATGGCATCACGTAGACCTAAGCATCCCACATTTCCATCCATGAAAGGCATAAGAAATTCATGCCTAGCAACACCGACAGATGATGTTCTTTAGGGACAAGAAAGCTCCATATTACATTTCTGAACTACTGTCCTAGATAATATTTCAATCTTCAAACACAACATAAATTATTGGAACCATGGTCATTATTTCTGAGACATAACCATGGTTGTTTTGCCACTGTGGCGGCCTGGCGGGTGGTGTGGCAGGCACGGCAATGACAtagcaaacagaagaaaaaagtaCAGCAAAGGCTTCATCTCCATTAATTTCATAGTTGACAAGGAGGATATGAGCCAAGTCGTCATGCCCATCCTTTGAAAAATTGCTCAATCATGGTATCATATATTGAGTAATTCAGCGTCGGAGATCAATGTTCATCCTCCCGGAGGAGCGAGGCGCCTCTTGTCCAGCAAAATCGAGATAAGGAATGGATTTGGGCCGGTCAATGACAAGTTAagtgatggggggggggggggggggggtatgccaTGTGGCTCACAATTTATGTATTTACATACTCTTTTTCACAATGTAGTTTTTTTTTTGTCAACATTCTTGGCCAAAGCTAAATAATTTGTACAAACATTGCGAAATAAAGTAAGTATTTTTTTAAGTTGGATATGACATAAGGGACCCACTGATAGGTAAACGCACAACTGGATTCCATGTCACACAAACCATTGTGTTTTGGACTAGGAGCCAATTCGCATCCACGTCCTAAAAACAACCTAACAAGATCGGTGCAGAGTAAAGTGGTTCACTGTTACAATTTTAGGAGGTTAAATAAGACCCCAAAAGGGAATTTGGATGTTATGGAGTCTTGCGAAGTTCCTTTCAATTCAAATGATACTCTTTAAGTAGAGCTACTTACTTGATGGGTAAGTGCAGACCCAACAGGATTAGCTTCATCTGTGTTCATATTATAGAATTCTGAAACCTACAAATAAACACCATATATGTTATATAGACAATTCAGTTTCTTATTTTTTGCGGAAAAGGAAGAGATATCTTATCACTATCTTAAAATTGACACATATTTCACAGAACTGATTTCatgataaaaacagattgaaGATGGACAATGGACCTCATTACTACATACACCAGTGTCTCAATCATTCAGCGTGTGGATATTACTAACAACTTCTGCTGAAGGTGTGCTCGTGGACTCTTGCTAATGCTGATAGTGTTTTAAGTACATTTTAGCTCCTAGATGCATTTTCCCAGCCTATTATTAATAAACTCAACTCATAAAAGCAACTTCATGATACACCTTCAGCTGAAGAAAGTCATGAAGCAAAGCTTACCGTGCGACCGAGTCCACTGAAGAGAATGCTCGCACCACTGTTGGCCCTTTCGAAGCCACGGGTCTACAGGCGGCAGATCCCTGCACGGTCGCTCCGGGCAGTACGCGTCACCTGCTCACACCTAGGCACATCAATGCTCGCTACGGTTGGCTGTTCCTCCTTCCGTGCCACCGAGTTCCCAGAAGAGAATGCCAGCGCACCTTTCCAAGCCACGGGCCTGCAAGCGGCAGATCTCGGGGCGGGACCAGGGCGTCACCGGCTCGCACCTCGCCTTCGCCACGTCAACCTTGATCCGGTCGGCTGGTCCTCCTTGGACCCTAGGGCGGCGATGGAAGGAGACGGGGCCGGTGACGATAGAACTTGGGATAGCCGGAGACGAGACGGGATGGTGCGGCAGCTGGATCAAGACAAGGGAGAAACTTGATGTGACAGCGGCGATTACAAACTATGCAGCACTACAGAAAATGAGGATTGAGGTGAGGAGTTGCTTGCCTGTTATCCCCGCGTGTAGACGAAGAACAGGACGGTGATCGAACACCTCGAGGGCGAGGTGGCTCACTCCGTGCAGGGTGGCTTCCTCGACTACGGCGGTCGGTCGATGAATAGACGGTGGGTATCCTAGACAAGATAAAACGAAAACGTGGGGGCCGGGGGAGAAGATCtgccggcggcgcggcggcggcgagagATGACGGGTCGAGGAAAGACGGGGGAGGATAGGGGCTGCAGGGACGGACTCGGGCTGAAGGTTCGCGGCGCGACGCACGCTCTAGGCTGAAGGTTCGCGGCGCGACGCACGCTCTAGGCTGAAGGTTCGCGGCGCGACGGAAgccggggcgggggcggcggcgggcggcgggcggcggccggTGACGGTGATGGAATGTGGCGGCGTCGACGTGCTCGAGGATGTCGTGGGATTTTGGGAGCGGGCAGGGGGGTTGAGAGCCGGGCAGACGGCTTCTGAAATACGCTTCCGGTACTGGAGCCCAACACACGTGGGTAATTTGGCCGGCCCGATATGTCCCAGCCCACTCCGTTCCACTAGAGAAAACAGTGAGATACAAGGacggattttttttggaaaagaaagatatagggtgtgtttggttgcccGCGGCCCGATCAGGTCTGCGAGTGCGAGGGAGCGGAACCTGATGTTTGATTACCCGCGTATATTGTTTGGCATTATCGCATGAACTTTAAAGCAGCTTCATGTCAGGTCCAAAAGCTACATTCGAATTGGCAGTTTTTGAAAAGCCAGACTCGAACGAAGCAAAGGAGGAGAACGCAACGCTGAGCTCGTGCGGCCAAGGAGATGCCCGTGCGTCTTCGTAAAATTGGCGGGAGATTTTGGCTCACCTCCCGCTGATTCGGTCGCCCCTATTTAGCCCCCCTCCTCTCACCACCCCAACTGGCCAAGTCATGCCACACTTCTTTCCCTTTCGAGCTTTTTCACCGATGCGCATCGACACCGACGAGCAAGAAAGCGAAGCTCCTTCATCGGTCGGTGGTCCACAACGACGTTGACTCCTTTCCTCAACTTTTCTAACTGTTCATGTGTCCCTCTGAGCTACAGCCATGCCTTATGTGAGTTCAATCACCCCTTTCTATGTGTTCGTTGTAGCTAGATCTGAGAGGTTGTGGTGGTAGGGTTAGATGTGCATGCATGTGATAGGGTGATTTGTGCGTCGATCTGTGAGCAGATGGTAGATTGTGATGTTGGGCAGCTATTTGTGGTGGATTTGTAGCATGCTAGAATAGTAAGATATTGATGAACACTACAAATTCATAGCTAGTTGTGTAGGATTTGTAGCATGCTAGAATAGCTATTTCTGATGAACATAATGGATTCGTAGCTAGTTCTGATGTGTGTGGCAGCTATTGGTGATGGATTCATAGCTAGTTGTCATGTATGCTCCTCCTTTCATAGATCATCTGGTTGCGATGTTGTGCTACTGTGTGTGCTATGCGTATTGTCAATGTGTGTTATGGTTGTAGGACATGACCAAGCAGACGCAACACCTTAGTCACGCTCTTGTCCTGTCTGACAGCTAGTTTGTTGCGTCCTATGTCGAGGACTCGTAACCCCTCCTCGATGAGCACATGCATGCTGATTCAGAGGTGTTTGAGGTATC
Coding sequences within:
- the LOC123445260 gene encoding uncharacterized protein LOC123445260, whose translation is MNTDEANPVGSALTHQVDGISQIFVKDSVAQKMKHPSSLHYYNGFIKLGNKTENLESTVVTVLGFSTTEIGKIHYDNLANFDHPGIIEAFAYGVGTGKHSNNSFLAVTKFQTTFEGYLRRDGLAVDQQNRFTENFINLFRDVIVAMEELHSQGYYCPKLHGSHIAIISEGDSQRARLWRFGKIKGDTEAAISRSKALDWLRLGGLIVGVCLTPESNDLYLRITKNGLQGTNILKHYSLLTVREKFQNILCLQQYVSLNLKVPQTESRYLIASDLSLQTLEENLDRKHHWAILPFVNRTTEKGTIKTLRGFIYSLRTIIEHEVRYLTPELLKESDGIFKDLEHHMQQEWEPLYRTLQEIAVQLNLEY